The Salvelinus sp. IW2-2015 linkage group LG15, ASM291031v2, whole genome shotgun sequence genome includes a region encoding these proteins:
- the LOC111974150 gene encoding hypermethylated in cancer 2 protein, producing the protein MELPNHAKQILLQLNQQRAKGFLCDVIIVVENALFRAHKNILAASSIYFKSLVLHDNLINLDTEMVNPSVFRQVLDFIYTGKLLSSLDQSSEQNYSALLTAASYLQLHDLAAMCRKKLKRSGGKPLPGKLSTSSPLSRLRLNNERLSSSTLTASHNHYILAPSDADQPQPDDGLRDKLSDDEMFIGSTAGKNGTCGSGSNGNLSNGLSGRETDLGLDLSKKSPPSACTTADALSPHSNSQGSPQSASVSTTNSASLDDSTITLPGLDTTGPEPMELIPTPKAPEDSQAHPDAPPPRKSSRQVARKKEWPKREASGLKAEDRDPPLVNGVIVGPKEGRSSSGIGGDSRCSFPSDQSFQCKEEEEGGENGQEHSDQSGHSDGESGGGGHHSANYVYRQEGFEPAFGDNLYVCIPCGKGFPSSEQLNAHVETHTEDELYIKEEGGAFVKEEEAEDLSAPVAPTTFGISEPRPFKCTVCSKSYKDPATLRQHEKSHWLTRPFPCNICGKMFTQRGTMTRHMRSHLGLKPFACDECGMRFTRQYRLTEHMRVHSGEKPYECQLCGGKFTQQRNLISHLRMHTSPS; encoded by the coding sequence ATGGAACTGCCAAATCATGCCAAACAAATACTACTGCAACTCAACCAGCAGAGGGCTAAGGGCTTCCTGTGTGACGTCATCATCGTGGTGGAGAACGCTCTGTTCCGAGCCCACAAGAACATCCTAGCAGCCAGCAGTATCTACTTCAAGTCCCTGGTTCTCCACGACAACCTCATCAACCTGGACACAGAAATGGTGAATCCCTCTGTTTTCCGACAAGTCCTGGACTTCATCTACACGGGGAAGCTCCTGTCCTCATTGGACCAGAGTAGTGAGCAGAACTACAGTGCCCTCTTGACCGCAGCCAGCTACCTCCAGCTCCATGACCTCGCCGCGATGTGCAGGAAGAAGCTCAAGCGAAGCGGCGGCAAGCCTCTGCCGGGTAAACTCTCCACCTCGAGTCCGCTCAGCCGTCTGCGCCTCAACAACGAGCGCCTCTCGTCCTCCACCCTCACCGCCTCCCACAACCACTACATCCTCGCCCCCTCCGACGCAGACCAGCCACAGCCTGATGACGGCCTCCGGGACAAGCTCTCGGATGATGAGATGTTCATCGGGAGCACCGCCGGGAAGAATGGGACCTGCGGGAGTGGTAGTAATGGAAACCTCAGTAACGGTTTGAGCGGCAGGGAGACAGATCTCGGGCTGGACCTGTCCAAGAAGAGCCCTCCATCGGCGTGTACCACAGCAGACGCACTCAGCCCTCACAGCAACTCCCAGGGTTCCCCTCAATCTGCCTCAGTATCCACAACCAACAGTGCCTCACTGGATGATTCCACCATCACTCTGCCCGGTTTGGACACCACCGGCCCAGAGCCCATGGAGCTCATACCCACCCCCAAAGCCCCTGAAGACAGTCAGGCCCATCCAGACGCTCCCCCACCTCGCAAGAGCTCCCGCCAGGTAGCCCGCAAGAAGGAGTGGCCCAAGAGAGAGGCTTCTGGTCTGAAGGCTGAGGATCGTGACCCGCCCCTGGTCAATGGTGTGATTGTGGGACCTAAAGAGGGCCGCTCATCCAGTGGCATAGGTGGGGACAGCAGGTGCAGCTTTCCCTCAGACCAGTCCTTCCAgtgtaaagaggaggaggaaggaggggagaatgGGCAGGAGCACAGTGACCAGAGCGGGCATAGtgatggagagagtggaggaggagggcacCACAGCGCCAACTATGTGTACCGGCAGGAAGGGTTTGAGCCAGCGTTTGGGGACAACTTGTATGTGTGCATCCCCTGTGGGAAGGGCTTTCCCAGCTCGGAGCAGCTCAACGCCCATGTGGAGACGCACACAGAGGACGAGCTCTACATcaaagaggagggaggggcctTTGTGAAAGAGGAAGAGGCTGAGGACCTCTCGGCCCCCGTGGCTCCCACCACATTCGGCATCTCCGAGCCACGGCCCTTCAAATGTACCGTATGCAGTAAGAGCTACAAAGACCCGGCGACCCTGAGACAGCACGAGAAGAGCCACTGGCTGACCCGACCCTTCCCATGTAACATCTGCGGGAAGATGTTCACCCAGAGAGGCACTATGACGCGCCACATGCGGAGCCACCTGGGCCTGAAACCGTTTGCATGCGATGAGTGTGGCATGCGCTTCACACGCCAGTACCGGCTGACGGAGCACATGCGCGTCCACTCGGGAGAGAAGCCGTACGAATGCCAGTTGTGCGGTGGAAAGTTCACCCAGCAACGCAACCTCATCAGCCACCTGAGAATGCACACCTCACCCTCCTAA